TTTATAATTGAAAGCAGTATCATTTTCGGTTATTTGGGAGGAACTTCATATGACAGTGGCTTCGGTAAATTGGATTGGTGCGTTGATTGGGCTGGCTTTGGCCATTGTCCTGATTTTAAAAAAACTCAATCCAGTATATTCGTTATTATTAGGAACGGTGGTGGGTGCCATCGTTGGCGGTGCCAGCTTATCACAGACATTAGCCATTGTTGTTTCCGGTACTCAAAGCGTAATGGGAACCGTAGTGCGTGTCCTAGCAGCTGGTGTCTTGGCGGGTGTCATGATGGAGTCGGGTGCTGCCAATACGATTGCGAGAACGATTGTTGCTAAGTTCGGTGCGAATTTAGCCATTTTTTCCTTAGCTTTAGCCACGATGATTATTACTGCTGTGGGTGTTTTTATTCCAGTGGCAGTTTTGATTGTTGCACCAATTGCAATTGAAGCTGGTAGCCGGATGCATATTTCTAAGCTGGCACTTTTGGTTGCTTTATCCGGCGGCGGCAAAGCTGGAAACATTATCTCGCCTAATCCGAATACGATTGCAGCTGCTCATGGATTTAATATTGGATTGAGTCAATTGATGGTTGCTGATTTTATCCCGGCTCTGTCTGGCTTGGCTATGGCGGTATTTTTAGCTACTGTACTTCGGCATCGTGGCAAAATCGCTTCACTATCAGATTTAGAGAACAATTCAGCAGATCAAAACACTGCTCATGAAGAACCTTCATTTGCTTCAGCGATTGTGGCGCCGGCTTTAGCTGTGGTATTGCTGCTGATTGACCCCATTGCGAGCATTCTGCATATTACTTTTTTGGAAAAATTCCAAGTTGATGCGATGTACATTCTGCCTTTAGCCGCTGTCGTTGGCATGGTAGCTATGGGAATGAGCAAAAAAATATTGATGTTTACTAAAGCTGGGTTAGCACGTATGACAGATGTCGTTTTAATTTTAATTGGTGCCGGTGCGATTGGCGGACTGATTACCAGCTCTAGCCTACCGGTTATGATTGTTTCACTGATTCGTTCATTAGGAATTTCTGGTACTTTCTTAGCACCGATTTCCGGGATTCTCATGGCTGCGGCCACTGCGTCAACTTCGACGGGCGTTATCTTAGCGACCGGTTCATTTGGCAAAACGATCCTTGCTTTCGGGACATCCCCGCTAGCGGCTGCTGTCATGGTCCACACGGGCGCAACAGTCATTGATCATTTGCCGCAGGGCAACTATTTTCATGTCACGGCCAACGCGATGAATATGGATCTTAAAGAGCGTATGCATTCAGTACCATACGAGGCTCTAGTCGGATTGACCATGACGGTAGTTGGCAGCCTGCTCTACGGGTTTCTATAAAAATTCAATTGGTAAAACAGGAGATAACATATGAAAATTGTGATTGCACCGGATTCTTTTAAAGGCAGTTTAACAGCCAAACAAGCAGCAGAATCCATTCATGCTGGCCTACTTCAGGCATTGCCCCAAGCCGACTATGAGTTGATTCCGATGGCTGACGGTGGTGAAGGAACTGTGCAGTCTTTAGTTGATGCAAAAGGAGGCACCTTTCAAAATGTCGATGTTCTAAATCCTTTTGGAGAAACTGTTTCAGCTCGGTACGGCTTGATTGAACATGGTAAAACGGCCGTGATTGAAATGTCTGCAGCCAGCGGTATCCAATTTATTCGAGAAAATCAAACTGACCCTTTGGCGGCCAGCAGCTATGGAACTGGCCAGCTCATGCTGGATGCCATGCATCGCGGTGCTCGTGAACTCATTATCGGTATCGGAGGCAGTGCGACGACAGATGGCGGCCAAGGAATGGCAGCGGCTCTAGGTGTTCGTTTTTTAAATAAACAGAATCAAGAAATTCATCTTGGTGGAGGCGGCCTGGGTGACCTGGATCATATCGATGTTAGCCAGATTGACTCTTTGGTATCCGATACGCATATTCGCATTGCCTCAGACGTGACCAATCCTTTGGTCGGCCCGAATGGGTCAGCATTTGTTTTTGGTCCGCAAAAGGGCGCAAATCCGCAGATGGTACATCTTTTGGACGAAAATTTGCGTCATTACGCAGCAATTATCCAGCATGATTTAGGAAAGAAGCTGGCTGATTATCCCGGAGCTGGAGCAGCTGGCGGCTTAGGGGCTGGATTGTTGGCTTTTACGAATGCCGTCATGGCTAAAGGCATTGAAATTGTTGTTGACACAACTGATTTTAAAAAATGTGTTGAAAACGCGGACTTCATCATTACAGGTGAAGGCTCAATTGATTTTCAAACGCAATACGGCAAGACGCCAATCGGCGTTGCTCAAGCTGCAAAAGCTGTTTCACCACAGGCGACAGTTCTTGCTTTAGCTGGCCATGTTGGTGAAGGAATTGATCCATTATATAAGCTCGGTATTGATGCCGTTTTCAGCATTCTGCCAGGTGTTCAAACTTTGCCGGAGGCAATTGAGAAGGCGGCCAGCAACTTATCTCGGGCAGCTGAAAACATCGGCCGCTTGATAGCCGAAACAACGATGCCTCCAAAAGGATTATGATCTAAGTATGATTTCTTATTCAAAATTAGCCCAGGCAAGTATCAAAGAGTTATCAAAAAGAAGTGTCGCATTATCTGACATCACAACGCTGACGACTGAATTTTTGCAAACCCACTATCATTTTGCTGCCGATGGCAAACGGCTGGAAGAAGCTCTGTCGATGGTTTTAAAGCGCGATGAAGTTAATGATATTATTTTAACAGCTTTATTTATGGATGAGTCTGCTGAAACGATGTCCGATGAAAATCCACTCAAGGCACGTCTGGCACGGGATGCCAATGGGCATAATGTCGATGAGATTTTAGCGATTGGATTGGCTGGTCAATTTGGTGCCGCTGCAACAGTCCATTATGGCTGGCTGGATAATGAAAAACCCGGCCTGATCGGTGTTTTGAATGATAAAACTGATTCCGTCAATGTCTATATTGACGATATTCTGGCTGCACTTGTTGCAGCTTGTGCCATGAGCTATTTGGAGCTAACCGGCGGAAATCATTTCTAAATAAGTATTTGCTTTGTTTACCACACCCACGAGGAGATATTAATGATTACTAATTCATTCCCACAAGCTTTGACGATTGCCGGCTCGGATTCCGATGGATCAGCAGGTGTGCAGGCAGATCTGCATGCCTTTTTTTCTCGGCATGTCTATGGCAGTTCGGTTTTAATTGCGGCTGTAGCAGGAAATTCTTATGGTATCCATGCCAGCCATAGTTTTCCTCTTGATTTTATTGATGCTGAATTCAAGGCTTTAGCTGAAGATTTTCAGATTAAAGCTGCTAAAACAGGCATGCTCTCAGATAGCAGCTTGATTAAAAATATCGTGGAAAATTATCAGCGTTATCATTTCGGTCCTTTGATTGTCGATCCGGTAATCACGACTAAGCACGGTGCAAAGCTTCTCGAAGACGCTGCGATTAATACATTAAGGGAAAAATTGCTTCCCTTAGCGTTGGTAGCGACGCCGAATTATTCAGAAGCCCAAGTCATTGTTGATTTTGAGTTTCACGACCAGGCAGACGTTGCTAAAGCGGCTGCTCAAATTCAAAAACTTGGTGTTAAAGACGTTGTTATAAAGGGATCGCATGTCTATCAAGGCGATCAGGAGACTGTTTCTGATTATGTCCTTTTAGCTGATGGCAGCCATTATCTACTATCTGAAAAATATGTCGACACCACACATATCAATGGGACTGGCGACACCTTTTCGGCGATTATCACAGCAGAAATTGCGAAAAATAAATCTGTGAGAGATGCGATCGCGATTGCCAAAAGGGTTACCTATGAGGCGATCAGCAATCAAATCGCTGTTGGCCATCAATTTGGGCCGATAAATCACTGGGCGATTAAGTAACTGGTTTATAATTTAATTCGATGGATCAGCTGAGAAACTACTTATCAAAACATGCGATCGCAGCCCGCGGCGGTGCTGCGATTCTGTATGGTGTCCTCGTTGCTGTTGCGATGAATTTTTTCTGGAAACCAGGGAACATTTATTCCGGCGGCTTTAATGGCCTTGGCCAGCTGGTTGGCTTTTTTTTCGCAAGCAGTTATCTGCCGCTGATTATTTTACTGATTAATCTGCCGATGGTGTTTCTGGCGATTATTTTGATTAGTCGTCGTTTAGCGTTTTTTGAAATTTCGGCAATTGCCTGTTCTTCAATCTTTATTGCGATTATCATACCGCCGGCAAAACCTTTGATTTCAGATCCTTTGATGTGCGCTGTTTTTGGCGGAGCCATCAATGGTTTCGCCACGGGATTTGCTTTAAAAAACGGTGTCGCCACCGGCGGCTTGGATGTGCTGGAAATTATCAGCAAACGTTTTTGGAATATTAAAGTGTTCCCGATTAATGTCGCCTTTAATTCCTTTGTCATGCTGGGATCTGGTTTTCAGCACGGCTGGAGTCATGCTTTTTATTCCATTATCGGTATCGTCATTTCTGCCTGGATTACCACGATTGTTTATACACAGCAGCAGCAGATGCAGGTCATGATCGTGACCAACAACAAAGACAAAATGATCGAAGCGATTCAATCTCGCTTGCGGCGTGGCATTACAGTGGTCGACGATGCTCAAGGCGGCTATCTGCACGATTCCAAGCACGTCATTTTCACAGTTATCACATTAGAGGAGCGTTACGAACTTCATTTGGCCATCAAACAGGCCGATCCGAAGGCTTTTGCATCCATGTGGAAAGTAGATCATACTTTTGGCAATTTTTATGAAAAACAGGTCTGATTCATGTTGCCAGAACTATTAATAGTGGTTTAAACGCTTTATTTTTTTCTTCTGTATAATTAAGTTATTAAATGAGGGAGTAACGGCGGTCGTATGTTTCATTTGATCTGCGGGAAAACCAAGTTGCACGAGCGAATAACTCTGGCGACCCTTAATCAGTGAGACTCATTTTAATAATAATTAGAGGAGTCTTTTATTTTGTCTGAAAATAAATTTTATGATCAGTCCGCTAAAGATGTTATCAAGCTTTTATCATCTGATAAAGATCAAGGTTTGACGGCTGCGGCTGCGGCTGATCTCTTGGCTAAATACGGCCATAATGCGTTAAATGAAGCAAAGCGGACAACGCTGCTGCAGAAATTCATTAACCAGTTCAAAGATTTTATGATTGCTATTCTGGCTGTTGCGGCTGTTGTTGCAGCGCTGACCGGTGAGGTTGTTGATGCGATCTTTATTTTGCTGGTTGTTGTCCTGAATGCGATTTTCGGCGTTTTTCAGGAATCCAAAGCAGAAGATGCGATTGAAGCTTTAAAACAAATGTCGACTCCCAATGCCAATGTCTTGCGTGATGGCAAAGTGCTTTCTGTGCCGGCAACTGATCTGGTGGTCGGAGATATTGTGCTTTTGGAAGCTGGTGATATTATCCCGGCCGATCTGCGACTGATAGATGTCAGCTCGCTCAAGATTGAAGAAGCCGCCCTAACTGGTGAATCAGTTGCAGTTGAGAAAAGCGCAGGTGTCTTGCGGGCTAAGAATCCGGGTCTTGGCGACCGGCACAATATGGCCTTTATGAACACAAATGCGACTTACGGCCGTGCGACTGGTATCGTGGTCGCAACAGGAATGCAGACTGAGGTCGGCCACATTGCTAATATGCTGGAGCAGACCGAAGAGACGGCAACGCCTTTACAAATGAATTTGAAGCAGTTGGGAAAAACGCTGACTTACCTGATTCTTGTGATTTCGCTGATTGTGTTTGTCATCGGCATGTTAAAAGGTGCCGAGAACTTCATCAATATGCTGTTAACGGCGATCAGTATTGCTGTCGCAGCTATTCCAGAAGGCCTGCCGGCGATTGTGACGATTACGCTGGCTTTGGGTACGGGACGTTTGGCCAAGAAAAATGCTTTGATGCGTCGTTTGGCAGCTGTTGAGACACTGGGCTCCACGCAGATAATCGGATCTGATAAGACTGGTACCTTGACTCAAAACAAGATGACCGTCGAAAAGTATGTCGTAGACAATCAAGTCTATGATGCTGAGCGAAGCATCGAAGGGGATGCAACAGCCGAACGTCTAGCTGTTGTGATGGCTTTGAATAACGATACGAAGCGTACAGAAGAGGGCCTGATTGGCGATCCAACCGAGACGGCTTTGATTACCTTTAATGAGAAACAAAACCAGGATCTGGATAGTCTTTTTGACAGAATGGGCCGTGTGGCAGAGATTCCGTTTGATTCGGAACGCAAGCTCATGACGACTGTTAATAATCATCACGGCAAGTATCTGATTACCGTGAAAGGTGCGCCGGATGAATTGCTGCGACGGACATCTCAAATTGAGATTAAGGGTAAAATTCAGCCTCTGACTGAAGAGAATCGCCAGCAGCTGCTGGAAATTAACCATGAATTGGCTCAGCAGGCACTACGTGTTCTGGCATTCGCCTTTCAAAATAGCGATGAAGTGCCGGGTAAAATGACCAGCAAACTTGTTGAGCAGAACCTCGTCTTTGCAGGGTTTGTAGCCATGATTGATCCGGAACGTCCGGAAGTCGCACAAGCTGTTAAAGAAGCACGACAGGCAGGAATCCGGCCAATCATGATTACGGGTGACCATCGTGATACGGCGGCTGCGATTGCAATTCGTTTGGGCATTTTAACTAAAGAGCAGGGACCGCAGGCTGTTATTACGGGTGCCGAACTGGATAAAATATCTGATGAGGATTTCAATGACCGCGTGACACAGTACAGTGTCTATGCGCGTGTTGCACCGGAACACAAGGTTAGAATCGTCCATGCATGGCAAAAACGCGATAAGATCGTTGCGATGACCGGGGATGGTGTCAATGATGCACCGGCTTTGAAAACGGCTGATATCGGTGTTGCCATGGGTATTACGGGAACCGAAGTTTCCAAAGGTGCTTCCGATATGGTCTTGGCGGATGATAATTTCGCCACTATCGTTAATGCTGTTAAAGAGGGCCGTACTGTATTTGCGAATATTCAAAAAGCACTCCAGTATTTGTTATCATCTAATTTGGCAGAGGTTATGACCCTGTTTGTTATGACGATTATGGGCTGGAATTTGTTCGTGCCTGTCATGATTCTGTGGATTAATTTGGTAACGGACACATTTCCGGCGATTGCTTTGGGTTTGGAACCGACTGAACCTGGCATTATGCAGCGCCCGCCACGCGGTAAATCATCTAGTTTCTTATCAGATGGTGTCGGGCCGGCGATTGTCTGGCAAGGAATCATTCAATCCCTAACCGTGCTGAGTGTTTATGCTTTGGCCGTTGCTTTTCCTGATCATCCGGGAAGCCAGATGTTGATTCACCGCGATGCTTTGACCATGTCATTTATGACGTTGGGTCTGATGCAGCTAGTCAATGCCTTTAACGTTAAGTCAGTTTATCAGTCGATTTTAAGGGTTGGCCCATTTAAGAACAAATATTTCAATGGCGCCATCTTGATCAGCTTGTTATCAATGGCGATTGTGGTTTTGGTTCCAGGCCTGAATGGTATTTTCCATGTATCCGATCTGAATTTGCACCAATGGTCGATTGTTCTGGCCGCCTCCTTCTCGATCATCGTGGTCGTGGAAATTGTCAAATTATGCCAGCGAAAGTTTTTTAAGAAGATATAATATGAAACCAGTTAAAACACAACAATTTGCTTATCAGTTACAAGAGTTTTTAAACCGGGTCGATCAGATTAACGAAAAAGTTAATCCGTCTTATATTAAATTGAAAGCCGCTTTGGACGATCATAAATTGGCTGAAATGCCTGATGCTGATTTTAAAGAAATTGCGGCTGATTTTTATGATGCGAGTGAAGCCTATGAAAAAGAGGCTCTCGTTTTAAAAGATCTGCAGGTTCCAGTACAGCTGTTAGGCATGAAAACCAATCTAGTTGGTCATTTTCATGATTATGTTCTTTCAACACAAGAGATGGCTGAATCCTTGGACCCAGGCGAAAAGCAGGTGGATATGGCCAAATTTTCGAAATCGGAAGAAGATCAAGAACATTTTATGACTCAGATCAATCACACAATGACTCGCATTTTGACGGCTCCAGGACTTAGGCGTTAATTTTGACAGAAATCAATCAGATAGACTTGCAGGCGCTCGCAGAGCGCCTTTCGCTTACATATTTTAAAATGCCATTTCAGCATCAAGTACGTTTCAATTCCCGATTGCGCTCGACGGGCGGCCGAGTCGTGTTTCCAAGGCGCGGATCGCGTATTTTAGAAGCAGAGATTTACATGGAAGTTAATCCAAAATTATCTAATGAACAGCTTCCCGGCATCATTAAACATGAACTGGCACATTACATGATTTATCTCCAGAAGGGCCTGCATCATGAAAATGACCGTGATTTTCAGCGTTTATTAGTCAAAGTCGCGGCGCCAAAATACTCGCCCTTGGTGTCTGTACATAAATCAGCCTATTTGTATCGCTGCCAGGGCACACAGCATCATGAATTCAAGCGCAGCCGTAAAGTCGATATCAGACGTATGCGTTGCGGAATTGACGGCAGCCGCCTCATGCTAGTTTCCGAATATCATGCTAAATAAAAACCAGCTCCAAAAGGCTGGTTTTTTGTATCTATATTACTTGGAGCTTTCAACGTTTTCTGTCTCAATCAAACCATACTTGCCGTCATCTCTTTTATAGATGATATCAAGCTGATTTGTATCGGCATTTAAGAAGAGGAAGAAGTCGTGATCCAGCATTTCCATCTGGAGGGCTGCTTCTTCAAGATCCATCGGCTTCAGCGACAAAGTCTTGCGGCGGATAACTTCCAGCTTCTTATCCTCAGCTTCTTCAGGAACCAAAGGATCTACCTGCTCATTGAAGTCGATGCCCTTGAAACCTTTTTCTCGAGATTTACGATTGACTCTCGTTTTGAACTTACGAATTTGACGCAGCAGTTTGGCAGAAACTAAGTCGACAGCACTATAAAAATCACTTTGTGTCTCCTCGGCACGCAGGGTCAAGAAAGGCAGCGGCATGGTAACTTCGACTTTAAAAGTCTTTTCGTTGTATTTACGCAGATTGACGTGCGCAATCGGATTATTGTTGGCATCAATGTAGTTATTCAGTTTTTCCAAACGCATCTTGATATAGTTCTCAATTGCTTCTGTTGTGCTAATATTCTCACCACGAATTTGATAATCAATCATAATTTTCCTCCTACCTAAATTTTAAACTAGTCTAACACTCAATTTGTCTTTTTGGACGAA
The Oenococcus kitaharae DSM 17330 DNA segment above includes these coding regions:
- the hpf gene encoding ribosome hibernation-promoting factor, HPF/YfiA family — protein: MIDYQIRGENISTTEAIENYIKMRLEKLNNYIDANNNPIAHVNLRKYNEKTFKVEVTMPLPFLTLRAEETQSDFYSAVDLVSAKLLRQIRKFKTRVNRKSREKGFKGIDFNEQVDPLVPEEAEDKKLEVIRRKTLSLKPMDLEEAALQMEMLDHDFFLFLNADTNQLDIIYKRDDGKYGLIETENVESSK
- a CDS encoding phosphatidylglycerophosphatase A family protein is translated as MISYSKLAQASIKELSKRSVALSDITTLTTEFLQTHYHFAADGKRLEEALSMVLKRDEVNDIILTALFMDESAETMSDENPLKARLARDANGHNVDEILAIGLAGQFGAAATVHYGWLDNEKPGLIGVLNDKTDSVNVYIDDILAALVAACAMSYLELTGGNHF
- a CDS encoding SprT family protein translates to MTEINQIDLQALAERLSLTYFKMPFQHQVRFNSRLRSTGGRVVFPRRGSRILEAEIYMEVNPKLSNEQLPGIIKHELAHYMIYLQKGLHHENDRDFQRLLVKVAAPKYSPLVSVHKSAYLYRCQGTQHHEFKRSRKVDIRRMRCGIDGSRLMLVSEYHAK
- a CDS encoding GntP family permease, with the translated sequence MTVASVNWIGALIGLALAIVLILKKLNPVYSLLLGTVVGAIVGGASLSQTLAIVVSGTQSVMGTVVRVLAAGVLAGVMMESGAANTIARTIVAKFGANLAIFSLALATMIITAVGVFIPVAVLIVAPIAIEAGSRMHISKLALLVALSGGGKAGNIISPNPNTIAAAHGFNIGLSQLMVADFIPALSGLAMAVFLATVLRHRGKIASLSDLENNSADQNTAHEEPSFASAIVAPALAVVLLLIDPIASILHITFLEKFQVDAMYILPLAAVVGMVAMGMSKKILMFTKAGLARMTDVVLILIGAGAIGGLITSSSLPVMIVSLIRSLGISGTFLAPISGILMAAATASTSTGVILATGSFGKTILAFGTSPLAAAVMVHTGATVIDHLPQGNYFHVTANAMNMDLKERMHSVPYEALVGLTMTVVGSLLYGFL
- the thiD gene encoding bifunctional hydroxymethylpyrimidine kinase/phosphomethylpyrimidine kinase, whose product is MITNSFPQALTIAGSDSDGSAGVQADLHAFFSRHVYGSSVLIAAVAGNSYGIHASHSFPLDFIDAEFKALAEDFQIKAAKTGMLSDSSLIKNIVENYQRYHFGPLIVDPVITTKHGAKLLEDAAINTLREKLLPLALVATPNYSEAQVIVDFEFHDQADVAKAAAQIQKLGVKDVVIKGSHVYQGDQETVSDYVLLADGSHYLLSEKYVDTTHINGTGDTFSAIITAEIAKNKSVRDAIAIAKRVTYEAISNQIAVGHQFGPINHWAIK
- a CDS encoding glycerate kinase, which translates into the protein MKIVIAPDSFKGSLTAKQAAESIHAGLLQALPQADYELIPMADGGEGTVQSLVDAKGGTFQNVDVLNPFGETVSARYGLIEHGKTAVIEMSAASGIQFIRENQTDPLAASSYGTGQLMLDAMHRGARELIIGIGGSATTDGGQGMAAALGVRFLNKQNQEIHLGGGGLGDLDHIDVSQIDSLVSDTHIRIASDVTNPLVGPNGSAFVFGPQKGANPQMVHLLDENLRHYAAIIQHDLGKKLADYPGAGAAGGLGAGLLAFTNAVMAKGIEIVVDTTDFKKCVENADFIITGEGSIDFQTQYGKTPIGVAQAAKAVSPQATVLALAGHVGEGIDPLYKLGIDAVFSILPGVQTLPEAIEKAASNLSRAAENIGRLIAETTMPPKGL
- a CDS encoding cation-translocating P-type ATPase, translating into MSENKFYDQSAKDVIKLLSSDKDQGLTAAAAADLLAKYGHNALNEAKRTTLLQKFINQFKDFMIAILAVAAVVAALTGEVVDAIFILLVVVLNAIFGVFQESKAEDAIEALKQMSTPNANVLRDGKVLSVPATDLVVGDIVLLEAGDIIPADLRLIDVSSLKIEEAALTGESVAVEKSAGVLRAKNPGLGDRHNMAFMNTNATYGRATGIVVATGMQTEVGHIANMLEQTEETATPLQMNLKQLGKTLTYLILVISLIVFVIGMLKGAENFINMLLTAISIAVAAIPEGLPAIVTITLALGTGRLAKKNALMRRLAAVETLGSTQIIGSDKTGTLTQNKMTVEKYVVDNQVYDAERSIEGDATAERLAVVMALNNDTKRTEEGLIGDPTETALITFNEKQNQDLDSLFDRMGRVAEIPFDSERKLMTTVNNHHGKYLITVKGAPDELLRRTSQIEIKGKIQPLTEENRQQLLEINHELAQQALRVLAFAFQNSDEVPGKMTSKLVEQNLVFAGFVAMIDPERPEVAQAVKEARQAGIRPIMITGDHRDTAAAIAIRLGILTKEQGPQAVITGAELDKISDEDFNDRVTQYSVYARVAPEHKVRIVHAWQKRDKIVAMTGDGVNDAPALKTADIGVAMGITGTEVSKGASDMVLADDNFATIVNAVKEGRTVFANIQKALQYLLSSNLAEVMTLFVMTIMGWNLFVPVMILWINLVTDTFPAIALGLEPTEPGIMQRPPRGKSSSFLSDGVGPAIVWQGIIQSLTVLSVYALAVAFPDHPGSQMLIHRDALTMSFMTLGLMQLVNAFNVKSVYQSILRVGPFKNKYFNGAILISLLSMAIVVLVPGLNGIFHVSDLNLHQWSIVLAASFSIIVVVEIVKLCQRKFFKKI
- a CDS encoding YitT family protein; this encodes MDQLRNYLSKHAIAARGGAAILYGVLVAVAMNFFWKPGNIYSGGFNGLGQLVGFFFASSYLPLIILLINLPMVFLAIILISRRLAFFEISAIACSSIFIAIIIPPAKPLISDPLMCAVFGGAINGFATGFALKNGVATGGLDVLEIISKRFWNIKVFPINVAFNSFVMLGSGFQHGWSHAFYSIIGIVISAWITTIVYTQQQQMQVMIVTNNKDKMIEAIQSRLRRGITVVDDAQGGYLHDSKHVIFTVITLEERYELHLAIKQADPKAFASMWKVDHTFGNFYEKQV